The region CGTCCAGGAGCCCCAGGCAGGTCAGGGTTCCACGGCTACCGAGACGCCTGCTGCTGAGGAGACTCCCGCTGCGGAAAATGCCGAGCCCGCTGCCGAGGAGGCACAGCCGGCAGAGACCGAGGCACCGTCGGCAAGCGGCGCGGACCTACCGCGCAACGAGCACGGTGTCCCGATTCCAGGATCGGCACGTCGCAAGTAAGGCGTAAATAGAGTGCCTTAAACGACACACAACATAATCCGCCCGAGGCGAGCATGCGAACAGCTCTCCCTCGGGCGGATTTTTCATGCCCATCCGACTTCCCCCTCCCCTACCCCGACCCCACAACAAAGCAATATATTTAGACCCGACATACTCGCCTTCGCAGCTTCCCAGCCAGAGAGGACCACCACGGTGAACCTGAGACGACTGGTGCACAAGACCAAGAAATTCCTTTCCATTCCCGGAATCTTGGAAACGCTCTTCGCATTCGTCCTGACTGTCTCCGACATCTTCTTTGTGGATCATCAGCGCGCCATCCCGCTGCTGGCCATCTTCGGCGGCGTCCGCATCGTGTTGGTGTCCATCTCCGCGTTCCTACCCCTGTTTGCGGCATTCCTCGTGCCCGCCAGTTATCTCGCGTTCGCATACCTCCCCAATGAGCAGGCTCCACTCCAAATCTTTTGCGCGCTACTGGCCGTAGAGGTCATGAGGTCGGTGGGCAAGGCCCGGCTCGCACGCATCACGGCTATCCTTCTCTGGTCAATCTCCAACTACGACACTGTTGAGCACACTTTCGCCCGCGACCTAGTCGCGACTTCCGTGACGACGGTGCTCTTCCTCGTCGCATACGGCATCGGCGCCATGCGCCACAACAATAAGAAGCAGGCCGAGGAAGCCAAGAACGAGGCGAAGGAAGCGCTTCACCAACAGCGCCTGGAGTTGGCTACCTTCTTGCACGACTCCATCGCGAAGTCCTTTACCCGGGTCACCATGCAGTCGCAGTCCCTAGCCATTGAGTTCGAGGACGACAATCCCGAGCTGGTCAGCAACCTCAACGACATCGCAGAGACATCGCGCGAGGGGCTCCTGCAGTTGCGCCAGCTCCTCGCCCTGCTCAAGAGCAACGACGATGATTCTGAAGAGTCGCTGCCCAGCGCTATCGGCCAGGACGAGCCCATTCCGACGGTGGACAAGGTTCTCGCCCAGGCCAAGCGTGAGCTCGAGGCTGAGGGTTTCATAGTCTCCCTGTCCTCAAATCTCGGTTCACAGCCAACGCTGTCTCAGATATCAGAGGTCATCGCACCTGCGATATCAGAAGTGTGCACCAACATCGAAAAATACGGCGCTGCCAAATCCGAGGTCCAAATTTTTGCTACAGGCAATCGTGACGAGGGCTATACGGTCACGGTCCGAAACCGGATTGCGCCGAGCCCCAACCTTCTCCCCCGCGCCGTGCTCTCCAGCGGGTTCGGTTTGGCGTCTCTGCGCCGTCGCACTCGACTGCTTTCCGGCACGATTGAAACGGATAAGAACAACGACATCTGGACGACAACCATTACTCTGCCCGCGCCGAAAGATAGCCTTTAGTTCCAAAGAAATCAGGGGCTAGACCTGGCGGAGCTGCGTATACTCACTTATGATTACACAGTTGTTCATATCAAAATATCTAAATTGCATCCCCGGGCAGTCCGCGCAATCAGCGGATCCTTTCTCTTAGCCCAGCGAAAGGCTATTTCATGTCTGAGATCAAGGTCTTCATCGTCGACGATGATCCCCTAGTCCTCTCTTCGCTGCAAACATATTTCAAAAAAGCCCCACACATCACCGTTGTGGGCGAGGCTAACGACGGCCATGAGGCCCTGAACGTCATCTCCAAGGGCGGAATCGACGTTGTCCTTACCGACATCCACATGCCCAAGATGGACGGCGTCGAGCTCCTCGAACGCATCCAGAAGGTGGCCGAGCCGCCTAAGTTTGTCGCCATTACCTCGTTCGACACCGACGAGACGATGATTAAAATCCTGAGCCTCGGCGGCAACGGCTACATTCTCAAGACCGCGCGCCCAGAGTCCATCATCAGCACCATCGAGGACGTCATGCAGGGCGGAACGGTGATTTCCCCAGTCTCTGCGACCCGCCTGATCAAGACGCTTCCTACCCAGGGCATCGGCTCTTACCACGTCACCAATGCCGAAGAGGAAGTCCTGAAGCTCATCTGCAAGGGCATGTCGAACCACGACATCGCCAAGGAGCTGGGCAAGTCGCCCGGCACCGTGAAGAAGCACCTGTCCAGCCTCTTCAATAAGTTCGGGGCATCCTCGCGCCTGGACCTAGCACTAAAGGCGATTGACGCCGGGTTTAAGACCAAGGACTAATCGACCAAAGTCTCTTTCCCGACGTCAACCGCCCCTCGTGGAACAACTCGCAGGGCTTGAAGTCCTCAACTCCCCGCGAGTGCCTGTTATTGGATGGTCACCTCGACATGGCGCTCACGCGGAGCGACACCAAAGTAGGACTTACCAGTTGGCTCCCATGTCTTTGACTTGCCGCAGCGTACGGACTGCCCCGCGAATTCATCAACCAGGAATCCCCAGCTAAGGCGACCTGTCTCCCCCGCCCCCACCTCGTAGGGGCCAATCTTCTGCCCAAGGCTCCACACCATCTCGCGGGAGTATTCCCACTCGTACTTGCGATTGAGTTCCTGCCCGACCTTCGCATTCACGGTGATGTTGGTCCACCACTTCTTCGACTTCGACTCCTTAATCGTCTGAGTCAGCGGAAGCGGTGCGTCTCCGGTGGTGTTGGCGGTCGAAACGACTCCCTCGACATCAAAGCGCGAGCCTGTGACCTCGACAAACTCCGACATCGCGCCAGGGGCCTCGCAGACCGTGCCGGGCTTCGGCCCCTGATCCACCGCAGCTGGCTTCGCCACCGGCACCCATTCCTCAGGCTGTAGCGGCTCGCCAGGCGTAGGTGCCGCCCCCGCCACAGCAGTTCCCAGGCCGAGGGAGGTGAGCGTCGTCAAGCACAAAGCGATTACACGCGTCTTCATTAGATCTCTCCTAGTCATTAATGCTTGCCGACGCCGGCCCACCGTCGCCCGAGTTTCCACTCACCGGGGCCCACTGTTGACGGTGCTTACCCTCCTTCGTGGTCTTATGCCAGACCACGAAACGAGTCGACGGACCCTTGCCGTTATACTCGCCGAAATAGGGTTCGCCGCGCCAGGTTCCCGACTTGGGGTCGCAAGTACGAACGCGGCCGATGAAGGACTTCATGTGCACCCCATAATCCGCGCGCACGGTCTCGCCGGGATTGACAGTCACTGGCCCCAGCTTGTCGCCTACAGCCCATTCACTAACTCTGACGATGCCGTAACGCGATTTCACCCCGTGGAAGAAAATATCCCACATGTTGCCGGAGCTCATCGCCTTAACAGACTCATTAACCCCCTCAGTCACTTCCAATGTGTACTCAATTGGGCGATCGCTGCGGTTGGTGAATGAATTAGTGCCGTTGTAGCGGTCCCACTCGTCGGTGACCCACTGCTCCCAAGGGTGATAGTTCGCATCGGTCTCCGGGTTACATTTATCAGTATTGACGAAGCCTGCGTGGTGCTCATCCTGGTCAGGAGTCTGTGTCAACGGTGTTGCAGCGGCAGTCGTCGCGGCCAGAGGAAGTGCACTGGGAAGGAGGCTCGCCGCGACCATCGCGGCAGCCACAAACGTCCGTGATTTCATTTTCAGCATTGAGCTACCCCTGCCTTGCTAGACAGCGAACTCGGTGACCTGAGGCTTTGCGCCGTCGACGGAACGATCCGACTCATTAGTGCGCATGGACACGCGAACGTGGCGCTCCTTCGGGATGGTGCCCCAGAACGGACGACCTGCGTCGACCCACTTACCGCCCTGGCAGCTAAGGTGGGTGCCCTCGAACTTCTGGTTCAGGAAGCCGTACTGCAGGACGCCGGTGTAGCCGGGCTTGACCGGGTACGGGCCGAGCGTCTGGCCGACCTCCCAGGCCTGACTGGACTTGTATCCGGAGCTGAGGCTGACGTGGAAAAGCTTGAGCAGGTCGAAGTCAACAGACCCACCGACGTTCCACTCCTTGGTCTTGCCCTCCTTGAGGGTCTGGGTCAGAGGGAGATCAGTGTCGCCGTAGTTAGCGACAGTGGCGGTGCCTTCGATTTCAAAATCGGTACCGACAATCTTCAGCGACTGTCCCTGCTGCCCCTCAACGGTGCAGGTTCCACCGAGCTCGCCGGGGGTCGGCTGAGCTGAGGCATGGGCGCTAGGAGCGAGGACAGCGGAGGAAACTGCAATTAGCGCGGCGACAGATCCGCTCAGGAGGGTCTTCTTCATTTTGCGGAAAATCCTTTCGAGGTAATGAGGTGACGAGAGTGAAACCGGGACCAGATTGTGACCAGGCTCGGATCAATCCACGCCCTAACACCGATAAAACTAGCCCCATAATCATCCTTTAGTAGGTCACAGTCGGCCACTATCAGTGTTCAACTAAGACTTGCCCCATAGCCAAAAAAGTACCGCCAGCACCGCCAGCCCAGACCTCAAGATAGAAACTTATACCCCCCCCTAACAGGCGAAATATAATTTACCCAGTTGGAATTACGCTTACCCCACCCGGCTTAAAACAAAACCAGTCGGTACATATATTCGCCCTAAAGTACCCATCAACTAGAGAAGCATCCACCGACTAAAAGGCACCCTAACCCACTCTTTAGCTACCCACGATTTAGGTGCCCCCCCTCAATGCCTAAAAGGCTCGTACTCCGTGCGCAGATACGAGACTTACTGTCAAATCATCGGCACCAAAAAACTATACAAATATTGCCGAAGTGCACCGCCACCGCTACGATGATTGCATTATCAAACTTGACACTGCCCAGGCGAATGAAGCAGTTGCACTCTCTTACCACCAGCAACTGCCCCGCACCAGGGCTCTACTCTTTTGGAGTGACCGAAATGATTGGAAGCGCATCCTCTCTAGCTAGTGCAATGATTTCCGCGACATTGTCCCTAGGCACGATTGGTGGACTCCCCACCACCCCAGATGCCCCGACCACTCCGGCACCGACCACCACTCAGGCCGCAGCCGCTTTGCAGACCAACGCTGAGAAGCCCTACATGGCCACTAAAAAGTACGCCATGGCCGACACCTTCTCCTGCGATTTCTACGACCTGCCCTGGTGCCGCTAGCCCGATTACAAGGTTCCATCGTGGCCGGAAAGTAGCGACTCAAAATCGGCCACTCTTGGGTTCACCTGCGTATTAGTACTATGCCGGTGGTTATTGCTAGCCCCGACACCATCGGCGAAATCAGGTCCGAAACCCACCACCGCAGAGCGCACATTCACCAGGTACTCAGCCAGCTCGCGAGCCGCACGCGTCGCGCGGCGGCTCATCATCTCACCGCCAACCGCTGAGCCAAAATCATCAGTAGTGGCAAAAACAGCCGTCGGCATCACAGTTGCACGTAGGTAGCTAAACAGTGGGCGCATGGCATACTCAGTCATCAAAGAGTGTCGGGCCGTGCCCGCAGTTGCGGCCACGACGACCGGCATTGAAGTCAAAGCGTCCTTATCCAGGGAGTCAAAAGACATCTTGAACAGGCCGGAGTACGATGCCGCGAACACAGGAGTCGCAGCAATTAGACCATCGGCCCCGCTGACTTTGTCCAAGGCCTCACGCAGGGACTCGTCGTAAAGCCCCGCAGACATGACTGTTCCAAGACTCATAGCGAGTTTACGCAGTTCAACATATTCAACCTCGAGCCCCTCGCCGCGCTTGGAGACCTGCGCTTGCACGGCCTCAGCAATGCGGTTAGCGAGCATGCGAGTGGTCGACGGGTTGGATACGCCCGCGCTGACAACCACTAGCTTTTTCATGGTTTCACCCTCCTGCGAGTTGCGAACCCGATCATCGTTCACCGTCGTCGACCCGGTTGGCGTATGACTCGGACGGACGAATCATAAGGTGCGGAGAGCCTGCCCCCTCGGCGCACAATGAGGCGTGGGTCGGCGGATTGGAGGGCACGTGAGCCGGGCGGCGACGTTCGAACTCAGCGCGCAGAGTCGGAACGATCTCTCTGCCCAAAATTTCCACCTGCTCAAGCGCCATTTCCAGGGGAAGGCCTGCATGATCAATGAGAAAGATTTGCCGCTGGTAGTCTCCGACGGCATCTGCATAGCCGAGGTAGCGGTCGATAATCTGCTCGGGCGTGCCGACGGTCAGAGGTGTGATGCGCTCGAACTCCTCCAGTGATGGACCATGGCCATATACGGGAGCATTGTCGAAGTACGGCCGGAAGGTCTCCTTCGCCTTCTTCTCGGTCTCCGCGGCGAAGAACTGACCACCCAGGCCAACAATGGCCTGGTCAGCAGCACCATGTCCGTAGTGCTCGAAGCGCTGGCGGTAGAGATTCACCATCGAGGCGGTGTGCTCGATATTCCAGAAGATGTGATTATGCAGGAAGCCATCGCCATAGAAGGCGGCTTGCTCGGCAATTTCCGTGGAACGAATGGAGCCATGCCAGACAAACGGCGCGACACCATCAAGTGGGCGCGGAGTAGCCGTAAAGTTCTGCAGCGGAGTGCGGAACTGACCTTTCCAGTTGACGTTCTCCTCACGCCACAGGGTGCGCAGTAGGTGATAATTCTCAATTGCTAGCGGGATTCCCTTGCGAATATCCTTACCAAACCACGGGTACACCGGGCCGGTGTTGCCACGCCCCATAACCAAGTCCACGCGACCGTCGGCCAGATGCTGCAAATATGCATAGTCCTCCGCGATGCGCACGGGGTCGGTCGTAGTAATGAGAGTCGTCGATGTCGACAGAGTGATGTTTTCCGTCTGCGCGGCAAGATAGGCCAGCAACACTGGTGGATTCGCCGGAGCTACAAACGGTGGATTGTGATGCTGGCCGGTTGCGAATACGTCGAGGCCAACCTCCTCCGCTTTCTTAGCTAGGGCTACGGTCGCTGTAATACGTTCATTCTCAGTCGGCACCTTGCCGGTGGTGGGGTCTTTTGTTACGTCGCCAATGGTGAAGATTCCGAATTGCATAGCAAAATTCTAGAACTTTTTTGTTGACATGTCACTACAGTGGAGTTACGGTTGACTCATCAACACTAACGAAGTGAGCAGGGAAGCTCCGGAACCTTCCCGAGCCCAACCAAACTGTGTTGATAACGAACAAATAGCTCTTAACCAAGCACTCCAGGAGATTCACATGACTTACCAGTCCGGTACCTACACTCTCGACGCTGCACACTCTTCCATCGGTTTTTCTGTTCGCCATGCAATGGTCACCAAGGTCCATGGTCGCTTCGAAGAGTTTGAGGCCACCATCGAGTTCGACGCCGAGAATCCGGCCAACTCCTCCACCACCGCCACCATTAAGACCGACTCCATTAACACCAACAACTCCGACCGCGACGAACACCTGCGAAACAAGGACTTCTTCAACGCAGAGGAAAACCCGAGCATTACTTTCAAGTCCACCGCCATCGAACTCCACAGCGAAGAGAAGGCAACGGTAAAGGGCGACCTGACCATCAAGGGCATCACCAAGCCGGTTTCCCTCGACGTTGATCTCTTCGGCTCAGCTGAGGATCCGTGGGGTCAGACCCGCGTCGGATTCGAGGCAACTACCACCATCAACCGTAACGACTTTGGTGTCGAGTACAACGCTCCGCTGAAGACCGGTGGCGTCCTGATTGGCAACGACATCGCTATCCAGATTGAGGGCTCTGCCGTTAAGCAATAGCACTACTGAGCAGCAGCCACTGCCAGGTCAACAAGCCCACCAAGAGCCCAGGCACAATCCCTTCAAGCGCCTGGGCCCTTGGTCTATGCAAGCCATTTTCCACTCAATCTCAGCAAACAAACGGACGCGGCCAACCTTCCTAAAACCCCTTTGTGTCGCCCCCGGTTGGAAAAAAGCGCAGATATTAGACGAGAAGGTGGCATGCTTAGACAGGTGAGTTCCAGCAAAGAATCTTCCCCAGGCAATAACGGCACCACTTCGGCAGCTGCGAATGCTGCCGCCCAGGAGCAGACTCGCGCAGCTCGTCTAGCAAGTCGCCGCGGGGACATCAGAGCGCCACGGCGCACCCCGCTGAAGCCACTGGACCAGTCAACCAAGCTACAGAATGTCCTCTACGACATTCGCGGGCCGGTAACCACCCTGGCCGAGCAGATGGAGGCCGACGGCCACCGAATTCTTATGCTGAACACCGGAAATCCAGCGAAGTTCGGTTTCGATGCTCCCGATACCATCGTGCAGGACATGGTTCGCGCCCTTCCACACGCACAGGGCTACTCGGAGTCCAAGGGCATTTATTCAGCGCGCCGTGCCGTCGTCACGCGATATGAGATGGACCCGGAGTTCCCGCGCTTCGATGTGGGCGATGTATGGCTGGGCAATGGCGTCTCAGAGCTGATTTCAATAACGACACAAGCCTTGCTCAACGAGGGCGACGAGGTCCTCATCCCCGCACCCGACTACCCACTGTGGACCGCCGCGACGACGCTAGCAGGCGGCAAGCCGGTGCACTACATCTGCGATGAGGAAAACGACTGGGCGCCGAACATCGAGGACATCCGCTCAAAGGTGACCGACCGCACCAAGGCGATTGTCATTATCAACCCAAACAACCCAACCGGCGCCGTCTACTCCCGCCAGGTGCTCGAGGACCTCGTCGAAATCGCGCGCGAGAACTCGCTGCTTCTGCTTTCCGACGAAATCTACGACCGGATCCTCTACGACGATGCGGAGCACATCTCGACCGCCTCCCTGGCGCCCGACCTGCTCTGCATCACCTTCAACGGTCTCTCCAAGACATATCGCGTTGCCGGGTATCGCGCCGGTTGGATGGTGATAACCGGCCCAAAGCGCCACGCGGAGGGCTTCATCGAGGGAATAAACCTCCTGGCCAGCACCCGCTTGTGCCCGAACGTGCCCGCACAGCACGGAATTCAGGTCGCACTCGGCGGATACCAGTCGATTAACGACCTCATCCTGCCCGGCGGCCGACTTCTGGATCAGCGCAATGCGGCCTACGAGGGGCTGACCTCGATTCCCGGTGTGACGTGTGTGAAGCCGATGGGTGCGATGTACGCGTTCCCGAAGCTGGACCCGAATGTCTACGAGATCCACGATGACGAGAAGCTGATGCTCGACATCCTCCGCGAGGAGAAAATCCTCATGGTCGGCGGCACTGGCTTCAACTACCCGACGCCGGACCACTTCCGAATTGTGACGCTGCCGTGGGCTCGGGAGCTCTCGGAGGCGATTGAACGCCTGGGTAACTTCCTGGCCAGCTACAAGCAGTAGCTAAACCGAAAGGGAGCCGGGCCCCCACACGCCCCCACGTGGAGGTCACCATAAGTTCAAACCTTTAAACTAATACCATTCCCTGTTAGGCTCGCCTAAGCAACATGTGCTTTGTGCACATTTTTCCGCATGTTCAAAAGGAGAGCCCCCGTGACCTCAACAAGCCCAGACGCTCCAGCTCCCGCTGTCTCCGCCAATCACACCACTTCACGCGGTCTCAGCCCCCGAGACCTCATCAACGTCGGCGTTTTCGCGGCCCTATACTTCGTCGTCACATTCGTCTTAAACATGGTTGGTTTCGCGGGACCAGCGTTCATGTTCCTCGGATTCATCCTGGGAAACCTCGCTGGCGGCACCATTCTCGCCCTTTATGTCGCACGCGTGCCCAAGCTGGGCGCGCTGACCCTTCTCGGCCTAATCCTCGGATTTGCTTTCACCCTTACCGGCCATAGCGCCTACATGATTATCGTCTCCACCCTCTTGGGCTTGCTTGCCGACGCCATCCTCGTCGGCTTTGGTGCACTGTCACGAGGACGTGGGCTGGCGCAAGCCAAAGGAAAGCGCGTCAGCACTGCATTCCCCCTGGCATACGCGGTATTCAGTGTGAGCTTTGTGGGCGCGTTTATCCCATTGATTCTCAATACCGAGGCGTACTATCAGACGATTTCTGCGCAGATGGGCCCCGAATACGCAGAGGCCATGGCTGCGATCTTCCAGCCCTGGACTGTCGGGGTTTTGGCTATCGGCATGTTCGTGCTGGGGCTGATCAGCGGGGCGATTGGCGTACGCGTTGCCCGCAAGCACTTTGAAAGCGCTGGCCTACTGTGAACATAACCGTCGACCCGCGCACAATTTTGCTGGCGGTCGCGGTAGTCAACACGATAGTGATGGCATCCCCGTCAACCACTGCGCTTTTTTGTTGCGCTGCGGTTACCTCCACCGCGTTAGCGACAGTGCGGATTCGCTATGGTGTCATTGCCATCCTCGCGTTTTCCTTTCTCTACTTGGCCTTTCAATTATTGCTCCTGGTTCCAGGATCCAAAGGCGTGGCTTTTGCTGCAGTGATGTTCATGTGGCTGGCCCGATTTGCAGTCAGCATCGGAATCGGCGCCTGGGCCATCCTCGGAATCTCACCATCAGCACTTACTGCAGCGTTGCGCAGCCTGCGTATCGGACCGCTCCGGCTACCCTCCTGGGTGACAATTCCCCCAGCCGTGTTCCTAAGAGTTCTGCCCATTGCCGTCACTGAGGCCAGGGCAATCTATGACGCAATGCTGCTGCGCGGCCTGCGGCCCGGCGCAAGGCAATGGCTGCTGCATCCAGTGCAGTCAACATCAATGCTCGTTATTCCCCTGCTCGGAACTGTTGTCCAATCCAGCGATGACCTCGCTGCTGCGGCACTCATCCGCGGCCTGGGCGGCACGCGGACACCTACCACCATCGCCCGACTGAGCCTGCGTACCGCAGATGTAGGGGTTCTGGCTAGCCTCGTGGCCATTGTTAGCGCGGCGTGGTGGTTGCCATGATGCATTCCTCCTCGGCAGCGCCGGAGACTCGTTCCTCCATAACAGCACGCAATCTCTCATTCCGCTATGCCGCCAGTGGCGCGGGCCTGCATAACATCTCCTTTAGCCTGAATCCAGGCAGAACAATGCTGATTACGGGCCCCTCGGGGTGCGGTAAATCAACCTTGCTACGTCTCATTAACGGTCTTATTCCACACTTTGATGACGGCGATCTACACGGCGAAATCCTTTTGGATTCGCACGGACTAGCTCCTACCAGCGGTGCCGGTTCGATGAATCCGGCCAAAGTGCCTCTACACAGATCAGCGGAATTCAGTGCGACGGTGTTTCAGAACCCGCGCAGACAATTCTTCACCGACACAGTCATCACAGAGCTGGCTTTCGCTTTGGAAAACGCAGGCACAGATCCGGGGCGCATCCGAAACCGCATCGATGAGGTGGCCCGTACAGTAGGCATCGAGGATTTGCTGGGGCGCAGACTTGGCGAACTGTCTGGGGGCCAGCTGCAACAAGTGGCCTGCGCGTGTGCCCTCATGCCTAACACCGGCATTATCCTCTTTGACGAGCCCACGGCCAGCCTCGACTCCGAGGCCATCGCCACGCTACGCGAACTCCTGCAACTCCTGCGCAGTCTGGGCAAAACCATCGTCATCGCCGAGCACCGCATCGCCCCGCTGCATGGCCTAGTTGACGATGCTCTCATCATCGACAACGGAGAGATCTCCGCATCTCTAAGTGCTGAGGAGTTCTTTGCTATCTCCGAGCAGCAACGCCAGGCCTGGGGACTGCGCAGCCTGACACCGGTGCCCTTGCCGCCGCTACCAAGGCTGCACAATCTCTCCGAGCCGGAGACGAATCCAACCCGGGGACTGGTTTTGGACAATGTCGTTTTTTCTCGCAAGTCGCCCGGAGGAGCCCTGCGAGGAATCCGACGAGATGAACGGAGAATTCTCGACATCGACCACCTAGTCTTTCCCGCAGGCGAAGTCACTGCAGTCATCGGCCCAAATGGCACCGGCAAAACAACGCTCGGCAGGCTCATCTGCGGTCTCGAAAAGCCACAGCGCGGTGGCTCTATCCGCCTGAACGGAAAGCGTCTATCCGCAGCCGAACGCAACCGCCGCTGCCAAATGGTGATGCAAGACGTGAGCAGGCAGCTCTTTTCGGAGACTGTCGCGGGCGAAATTGAACTCGGGGCGAAAGAGCCCCCGCCCACGCAGTCACTATTGGAGCAGATGGATCTGGCCGGACTGGACAAACGCCATCCGAGATCCTTATCCGGCGGGCAGCGCCAACGACTCGTCATTGCTGCGGCGAAGGCCCAGAATGCCGATGTCTACGTCTTCGACGAACCCACCTCCGGCATTCCGTGGAGGCACCTGGAATCTATCGCGCAAAGGCTCGAAGAACTCGCTACAGCCGGTGCCGTCGTCATCGTCATTACCCATGACAACGAACTCATTGAGGCGGCAGCCACGCGCATCGCCGACCTGAGTCCTTTTTCACCGCACCTTGCTTTCCATTGACAATCCCCTTAAAGAGACCGCCCCTGCAAGGTTCAAGAGGGGCACGCATCTGTTAGGACCACCATGACATCTCATAACACCAACACGGACTCGGCCTCGCCGAAATCCGGCAATGCTGGCGTCGAAAAGCGAAAAGCCGGGCAGAAGGCTCTACAAGAGCTGATGAAACCCGTGCAGTGGCGCATACGAATCGCACAGGTGCTGGCACTTATTTCCTGCGCTCTGGCGGTGGCACCGTATGTCGCCCTTGTCGCACTCGGCGATACTCTATTGACTGCCCAGATCCACGGCACGCCGGTCGACTCGGAGCGAGTCCAAACAACTATCTTCTGGCTAGTCACAGCATTCCTCAACCAGTCTTTACTCTATACCCTGGCGCTGCTCATCACTCACTTTGCCGATCTGCGACTAGTTCATCTCACGCGAGTGCGCATCATTCGGACAATCAGTCGAGCGCCACTGTCCTGGTTTGGTAACACAAGCGCAGGACGGATCCGCAAGGCAGTCGACGACGACACCCGATCTCTCCACACGCTGGTTGCTCACGCTCCTGTCGACCTCATCATGGCAGTCGGCGTGCCGCTGTTTCTCCTTATCTTTGCGTTCACTATCGACTGGCGTTTGGGGCTGCTGACTATCGTGTCAATCCCTATCTATCTGGCGCTTCAGATGTTCTCCATGAAGGACATGGGCGCAAAGACCGCCGAGATGGACTCCTACCTCGGTGAGGTCTCTGCCACGGCCGTCGAGTTTGCCGAAGGCATTGGCGTCGTCAAAGCATTCGGCACCACGGGCAAAGCGCACCAGCGCTACATCCGAGCGGCAGAGAACTTTGCTGACTTTTACTACGCATGGGTACGGCCTTTGCTGCGTATCGGCGCACTCAGCGAATCTGTCATCGGCATTCCCCTAATCCTGCTTATCAACATTGGCGGAGGCTGGCTGCTTACCGACGCCACCGCCCCCGAGATTGTCGCCACCACACTCATTGCGCTCATTCTTCCGACCACGATTCAGCATGT is a window of Corynebacterium lactis RW2-5 DNA encoding:
- a CDS encoding YceI family protein → MTYQSGTYTLDAAHSSIGFSVRHAMVTKVHGRFEEFEATIEFDAENPANSSTTATIKTDSINTNNSDRDEHLRNKDFFNAEENPSITFKSTAIELHSEEKATVKGDLTIKGITKPVSLDVDLFGSAEDPWGQTRVGFEATTTINRNDFGVEYNAPLKTGGVLIGNDIAIQIEGSAVKQ
- a CDS encoding response regulator transcription factor — its product is MSEIKVFIVDDDPLVLSSLQTYFKKAPHITVVGEANDGHEALNVISKGGIDVVLTDIHMPKMDGVELLERIQKVAEPPKFVAITSFDTDETMIKILSLGGNGYILKTARPESIISTIEDVMQGGTVISPVSATRLIKTLPTQGIGSYHVTNAEEEVLKLICKGMSNHDIAKELGKSPGTVKKHLSSLFNKFGASSRLDLALKAIDAGFKTKD
- a CDS encoding CE1759 family FMN reductase; this encodes MKKLVVVSAGVSNPSTTRMLANRIAEAVQAQVSKRGEGLEVEYVELRKLAMSLGTVMSAGLYDESLREALDKVSGADGLIAATPVFAASYSGLFKMSFDSLDKDALTSMPVVVAATAGTARHSLMTEYAMRPLFSYLRATVMPTAVFATTDDFGSAVGGEMMSRRATRAARELAEYLVNVRSAVVGFGPDFADGVGASNNHRHSTNTQVNPRVADFESLLSGHDGTL
- a CDS encoding sensor histidine kinase, yielding MNLRRLVHKTKKFLSIPGILETLFAFVLTVSDIFFVDHQRAIPLLAIFGGVRIVLVSISAFLPLFAAFLVPASYLAFAYLPNEQAPLQIFCALLAVEVMRSVGKARLARITAILLWSISNYDTVEHTFARDLVATSVTTVLFLVAYGIGAMRHNNKKQAEEAKNEAKEALHQQRLELATFLHDSIAKSFTRVTMQSQSLAIEFEDDNPELVSNLNDIAETSREGLLQLRQLLALLKSNDDDSEESLPSAIGQDEPIPTVDKVLAQAKRELEAEGFIVSLSSNLGSQPTLSQISEVIAPAISEVCTNIEKYGAAKSEVQIFATGNRDEGYTVTVRNRIAPSPNLLPRAVLSSGFGLASLRRRTRLLSGTIETDKNNDIWTTTITLPAPKDSL
- a CDS encoding CE1758 family FMN-dependent luciferase-like monooxygenase codes for the protein MQFGIFTIGDVTKDPTTGKVPTENERITATVALAKKAEEVGLDVFATGQHHNPPFVAPANPPVLLAYLAAQTENITLSTSTTLITTTDPVRIAEDYAYLQHLADGRVDLVMGRGNTGPVYPWFGKDIRKGIPLAIENYHLLRTLWREENVNWKGQFRTPLQNFTATPRPLDGVAPFVWHGSIRSTEIAEQAAFYGDGFLHNHIFWNIEHTASMVNLYRQRFEHYGHGAADQAIVGLGGQFFAAETEKKAKETFRPYFDNAPVYGHGPSLEEFERITPLTVGTPEQIIDRYLGYADAVGDYQRQIFLIDHAGLPLEMALEQVEILGREIVPTLRAEFERRRPAHVPSNPPTHASLCAEGAGSPHLMIRPSESYANRVDDGER
- a CDS encoding MptD family putative ECF transporter S component, whose amino-acid sequence is MTSTSPDAPAPAVSANHTTSRGLSPRDLINVGVFAALYFVVTFVLNMVGFAGPAFMFLGFILGNLAGGTILALYVARVPKLGALTLLGLILGFAFTLTGHSAYMIIVSTLLGLLADAILVGFGALSRGRGLAQAKGKRVSTAFPLAYAVFSVSFVGAFIPLILNTEAYYQTISAQMGPEYAEAMAAIFQPWTVGVLAIGMFVLGLISGAIGVRVARKHFESAGLL
- a CDS encoding pyridoxal phosphate-dependent aminotransferase is translated as MSSSKESSPGNNGTTSAAANAAAQEQTRAARLASRRGDIRAPRRTPLKPLDQSTKLQNVLYDIRGPVTTLAEQMEADGHRILMLNTGNPAKFGFDAPDTIVQDMVRALPHAQGYSESKGIYSARRAVVTRYEMDPEFPRFDVGDVWLGNGVSELISITTQALLNEGDEVLIPAPDYPLWTAATTLAGGKPVHYICDEENDWAPNIEDIRSKVTDRTKAIVIINPNNPTGAVYSRQVLEDLVEIARENSLLLLSDEIYDRILYDDAEHISTASLAPDLLCITFNGLSKTYRVAGYRAGWMVITGPKRHAEGFIEGINLLASTRLCPNVPAQHGIQVALGGYQSINDLILPGGRLLDQRNAAYEGLTSIPGVTCVKPMGAMYAFPKLDPNVYEIHDDEKLMLDILREEKILMVGGTGFNYPTPDHFRIVTLPWARELSEAIERLGNFLASYKQ